A window of the Anthonomus grandis grandis chromosome 9, icAntGran1.3, whole genome shotgun sequence genome harbors these coding sequences:
- the LOC126740814 gene encoding uncharacterized protein LOC126740814 encodes MSKNKPLSYEELVALAEEMSDIEYLSDDNGQDENEEINEILHNNDMNELLDRQEDEIVDSLEEHQENTEDVSEQVIVGESSVRDVINVQNKESTTSVTEFFLEK; translated from the exons ATGAGCAAAAATAAACCGTTATCTTATGAGGAATTGGTCGCTCTAGCAGAGGAGATGTCAGACATAGAATATCTAAGCGATGACAACGGGCAAGATGAGAATGAAGagataaatg AAATTCTGCACAATAATGATATGAACGAGCTGCTTGATAGACAAGAAGATGAAATTGTTGATAGTTTGGAAGAGCATCAAGAAAATACAGAGGACGTAAGTGAGCAGGTAATAGTCGGCGAATCTTCTGTACGTGACGTAATAAATGTCCAGAACAAGGAATCTACTACTAGTGTGACAGagttttttctcgaaaaatga